In Candidatus Binataceae bacterium, one genomic interval encodes:
- the mnmE gene encoding tRNA uridine-5-carboxymethylaminomethyl(34) synthesis GTPase MnmE, producing MYAEDTIVAPATPPGRGAVAIVRLSGGDATRIASSLWHPLRAGAPRPRRLTLGEIRDPQTGGVIDRAMCVAMPGPASLTGEDVVEFHCHGGPYIVRRVLGMAIAAGARMAEPGEFSRRAFLNGRIDLTEAEAVADLIDARSESALKHAIAQLDGALAQRVDYLRGTVIGVLAHLEAEIDFADEGLKLPGREQVAGEIAQVAADVALLHDSFRRGRLARDGARAAIVGKPNAGKSSVLNLILGADRAIVTATPGTTRDVIEESVTLGPWQLVLQDTAGVREAADEVERIGIGRTLGSVAEADLLIAVFDSSRPFEDEDARVLGLCQGRAGVALLNKSDLRPPVLAPADLLRRGIGMPVMRFSALDAEGAPALRDELARAVETLAAESPADGVAISRERHREALAKALEALESARASALAGMPPEIVAVDAAAAAMALSALTGVVGAEDVLDAVFREFCIGK from the coding sequence ATGTATGCCGAGGACACTATCGTCGCGCCCGCCACGCCGCCAGGCAGGGGCGCCGTTGCGATCGTGCGACTTTCGGGCGGCGACGCGACGCGGATAGCCTCGAGTCTGTGGCATCCCCTCCGTGCGGGCGCGCCACGCCCCCGCCGACTCACCCTGGGCGAGATTCGCGACCCCCAAACCGGTGGAGTTATCGACCGCGCGATGTGCGTCGCCATGCCCGGTCCCGCAAGCCTCACGGGCGAGGATGTCGTCGAATTTCACTGTCATGGCGGCCCATATATCGTCCGCCGCGTCTTGGGAATGGCGATCGCGGCCGGCGCCCGGATGGCCGAGCCGGGCGAGTTCAGCCGGCGCGCATTCCTCAACGGACGGATCGACCTGACCGAGGCCGAGGCGGTTGCGGATCTGATAGATGCTCGGAGTGAAAGCGCACTTAAGCATGCAATAGCACAACTAGACGGTGCACTGGCGCAACGGGTGGACTATCTGCGTGGTACGGTAATCGGGGTTCTGGCGCATCTTGAGGCCGAGATCGACTTCGCCGACGAAGGGCTGAAACTGCCGGGGCGCGAACAGGTCGCCGGGGAAATCGCCCAAGTTGCCGCCGACGTCGCGCTTCTGCATGACAGCTTCAGGCGCGGGCGTCTTGCGCGCGACGGCGCACGCGCCGCTATCGTGGGCAAGCCCAATGCCGGCAAGTCGAGCGTGCTGAACCTGATTCTCGGCGCCGATCGCGCGATCGTGACGGCGACGCCCGGCACCACGCGCGACGTTATCGAAGAATCGGTCACGCTCGGTCCCTGGCAGCTGGTTCTTCAGGACACTGCCGGCGTACGCGAGGCGGCCGACGAGGTCGAGCGTATCGGGATTGGGCGCACGCTCGGCAGCGTCGCGGAGGCCGATTTGTTGATCGCGGTTTTCGATTCCTCGCGCCCGTTCGAGGACGAAGACGCGCGGGTGCTCGGGCTTTGCCAGGGGCGCGCGGGCGTCGCCCTGCTCAACAAGTCCGACCTGCGACCGCCGGTGCTCGCGCCGGCCGATCTGCTGCGGCGTGGTATCGGGATGCCGGTGATGCGGTTTTCGGCGCTCGACGCCGAGGGCGCGCCGGCGCTGCGCGACGAGCTAGCGCGCGCGGTCGAGACGCTTGCCGCCGAGAGCCCCGCCGACGGCGTGGCGATTTCCCGCGAACGCCATCGCGAGGCGCTGGCGAAGGCTCTGGAAGCGCTCGAGAGCGCTCGCGCGAGCGCGCTTGCGGGGATGCCGCCGGAAATCGTCGCGGTCGACGCGGCGGCCGCCGCCATGGCGCTAAGCGCGCTCACGGGAGTGGTCGGCGCGGAGGACGTGCTCGACGCGGTGTTCCGCGAGTTTTGTATCGGGAAGTAG